One window from the genome of Streptomyces sp. NBC_00708 encodes:
- a CDS encoding SpaA isopeptide-forming pilin-related protein gives MKPMPKQRLAALRSRARTTGAACAVLATVIPVFTLGLGATSAAAATLPGGLGPCVPGDCPDPFPPVNNGPIAGRDDAINIFVGDDFLVRGRAAEAEGRVVVLDDFDQNKNTEAGGLYNLGIVGVGSRVAPPVDSDFLTAGGNVTIAPGQTLDTTGALLDEEGTVRYAGTQTGTVTGTTVQDDDATAPYVGLRDELTAASQCYARPDGTTRTATGTAVNEGYRTLFTGDGTSSLQVFNVDFDLVNPNSPNGSQSIEFAGIPDDATILVNVIGQNRVINTTSGSDTLGQYRERLLWNLPDATTASFIGSGQFQGSVLVGEQASMTTVSLPGMNGRFFTTGSLTHTSDNAGVEFHAYPFDGDLPDCGGPQPVTGAVSVLKTDAETGDPLAGADFELWRETNGVDGLQTDGADPDTHVSDCTTPANGVCSDTTTVGTYYWRETGAPDGYELPDPNVFGPLTLTEDNAEDGVQAAAVNSKTPVPPVTGEVRVRKTDSDTGDPLAGADFELWRETNGVDGLQTDGADPDTHVSDCTTPANGVCTATTIPGTYYWRETGAPDGYDLPDPNVFGPLTLTEDNAEDGVQAAAVNSKTPVPPVTGEVRVRKTDSDTGDPLAGADFELWRETNNTPGLQTIGINPDTHVSDCTTPANGICSDTTTVGTYYWRETGAPDGYDLPDPNVFGPLTLTEDNAEDGVQAAAVNSKTPVPPVTGSLTLDKTDAKNGQPLPGAVFELWRESNDVPGLQTGGANPDTLADAGCSTDEDGQCTFDDLPLGEYYLREIAVPEGYVLPANPVSGPFEVTEENSEEGVTVELANHRGEPCKGKDCKDDTHKAVRG, from the coding sequence ATGAAACCCATGCCCAAGCAGCGCCTCGCCGCGCTGCGCTCACGCGCCCGCACCACGGGTGCGGCCTGCGCCGTCCTGGCGACCGTCATTCCCGTCTTCACCCTCGGTCTGGGCGCCACCTCGGCCGCCGCCGCCACCCTGCCGGGCGGGCTCGGGCCGTGTGTGCCGGGCGACTGCCCCGACCCGTTCCCGCCGGTCAACAACGGACCGATCGCCGGCCGGGACGACGCGATCAACATCTTCGTCGGCGACGACTTCCTCGTCCGGGGACGGGCGGCGGAGGCCGAGGGCCGGGTCGTCGTGCTCGACGACTTCGACCAGAACAAGAACACGGAAGCGGGCGGGCTGTACAACCTCGGGATCGTCGGAGTGGGGTCGCGCGTCGCGCCGCCCGTCGACTCGGACTTCCTGACCGCCGGCGGCAACGTGACCATCGCGCCCGGCCAGACCCTGGACACGACGGGTGCCCTCCTCGACGAGGAGGGCACCGTGCGTTACGCGGGCACGCAGACCGGAACCGTCACCGGGACGACCGTCCAGGACGACGACGCGACGGCCCCGTACGTGGGCCTGCGCGACGAGCTCACGGCGGCCAGCCAGTGCTACGCGCGGCCGGACGGCACGACCCGGACGGCCACCGGGACCGCGGTCAACGAGGGCTACCGGACGCTGTTCACCGGCGACGGGACGTCGAGCCTCCAGGTGTTCAACGTCGACTTCGACCTGGTCAACCCGAACTCCCCCAACGGAAGCCAGTCCATCGAGTTCGCCGGCATCCCCGACGACGCGACGATCCTGGTCAACGTGATCGGGCAGAACCGTGTCATCAACACCACCAGCGGGAGCGACACGCTGGGCCAGTACCGCGAGCGGCTGCTGTGGAACCTGCCCGACGCCACCACGGCCTCCTTCATCGGGTCCGGGCAGTTCCAGGGCAGCGTCCTGGTGGGCGAGCAGGCGTCCATGACCACGGTGAGCCTGCCCGGTATGAACGGCAGGTTCTTCACCACCGGCTCGCTCACCCACACCAGCGACAACGCCGGGGTGGAGTTCCACGCCTACCCGTTCGACGGCGACCTCCCGGACTGCGGCGGTCCCCAGCCGGTGACCGGCGCGGTGAGCGTGCTGAAGACCGATGCGGAGACCGGTGACCCGCTGGCCGGGGCCGACTTCGAGCTGTGGCGCGAGACCAACGGTGTCGACGGCCTCCAGACCGACGGTGCCGACCCCGACACCCACGTCTCCGACTGCACCACCCCGGCGAACGGTGTCTGTTCCGACACCACGACCGTGGGCACGTACTACTGGCGCGAGACCGGGGCCCCGGACGGCTACGAGCTGCCCGACCCCAACGTCTTCGGACCGCTGACCCTCACCGAGGACAACGCCGAGGACGGCGTCCAGGCCGCGGCCGTCAACAGCAAGACGCCCGTGCCGCCGGTGACCGGTGAGGTCCGCGTACGCAAGACCGACTCCGACACCGGTGACCCGCTCGCCGGGGCCGACTTCGAGCTGTGGCGCGAGACCAACGGTGTCGACGGCCTCCAGACCGACGGTGCCGACCCCGACACCCACGTCTCCGACTGCACGACCCCCGCGAACGGCGTCTGCACCGCGACGACGATCCCCGGCACCTACTACTGGCGCGAGACCGGGGCGCCCGACGGCTACGACCTGCCCGACCCCAACGTCTTCGGACCGCTGACCCTCACCGAGGACAACGCCGAGGACGGCGTCCAGGCCGCGGCCGTCAACAGCAAGACGCCCGTACCGCCCGTGACCGGTGAGGTCCGCGTACGCAAGACCGACTCCGACACCGGTGACCCGCTCGCCGGGGCCGACTTCGAGCTGTGGCGCGAGACCAACAACACGCCCGGCCTCCAGACGATCGGCATCAACCCCGACACCCACGTCTCCGACTGCACCACCCCCGCGAACGGCATCTGCTCCGACACCACGACCGTGGGCACCTACTACTGGCGCGAGACCGGGGCGCCCGACGGCTACGACCTGCCCGACCCCAACGTCTTCGGACCGCTGACCCTCACCGAGGACAACGCCGAGGACGGCGTCCAGGCCGCGGCCGTCAACAGCAAGACGCCCGTACCGCCCGTGACCGGTTCGCTCACGCTGGACAAGACCGACGCGAAGAACGGGCAGCCGCTGCCCGGCGCCGTCTTCGAGCTGTGGCGCGAGAGCAACGACGTGCCGGGGCTCCAGACAGGCGGGGCGAACCCCGACACGCTCGCCGACGCGGGCTGCTCGACCGACGAGGACGGGCAGTGCACGTTCGACGACCTGCCGCTCGGTGAGTACTACCTCCGCGAGATCGCCGTCCCGGAGGGCTACGTCCTGCCGGCGAACCCCGTCTCAGGTCCGTTCGAGGTGACGGAGGAGAACAGCGAGGAGGGCGTCACCGTGGAGCTGGCCAACCACCGCGGTGAGCCGTGCAAGGGCAAGGACTGCAAGGACGACACGCACAAGGCCGTACGCGGCTGA
- a CDS encoding L,D-transpeptidase — protein MSLPHRLIGAAVATAATALLCTAAPSAASPGRDTACTAPAGPYQRQLEKHLGLPVDGRQSDADCRAIRSFQTERGRPHPDGFADLGTYRAMLVVEATPDPNAAGNCPVETSRVTCVDMDRQLLWVQKGKKVVFGPVPIRTGRDAEETRPGRHTIYWRDRDHVSDIYDDAPMPYSQFFDGGQALHGHPGDLYDGGGSAGCVNLTVDDAAKLWDLLALDDVVYVWGVKPGTGD, from the coding sequence GTGTCCCTTCCCCACCGCCTCATCGGTGCCGCAGTCGCCACGGCGGCCACGGCGCTGCTGTGCACCGCCGCACCTTCGGCCGCCTCCCCCGGTCGCGACACCGCGTGCACCGCGCCGGCCGGCCCGTACCAGCGGCAGCTGGAGAAGCACCTCGGGCTGCCCGTGGACGGGCGTCAGTCCGACGCCGACTGCCGGGCCATCCGGTCCTTCCAGACCGAGCGGGGCCGCCCGCACCCCGACGGGTTCGCCGACCTCGGCACGTACCGCGCGATGCTCGTCGTCGAGGCCACGCCGGACCCGAACGCCGCCGGGAACTGCCCCGTCGAGACCAGCCGGGTCACCTGCGTCGACATGGACCGCCAACTGCTGTGGGTGCAGAAGGGGAAGAAGGTCGTGTTCGGCCCCGTCCCCATCCGTACGGGCCGTGACGCCGAGGAGACGCGGCCCGGCCGGCACACCATTTACTGGCGCGACCGCGACCACGTCTCCGACATCTACGACGACGCCCCCATGCCGTACTCGCAGTTCTTCGACGGCGGCCAGGCCCTCCACGGACACCCCGGCGACCTCTACGACGGCGGCGGCTCGGCGGGCTGCGTCAACCTCACCGTGGACGACGCGGCGAAGCTGTGGGACCTGCTCGCGCTCGACGACGTCGTCTACGTATGGGGTGTGAAGCCCGGCACCGGCGACTGA